One window of Saccharopolyspora phatthalungensis genomic DNA carries:
- the tesB gene encoding acyl-CoA thioesterase II, with protein sequence MTEAARAAAADPAGTRLESAVPLDVNGTPHGQPVLDSLVALLDLERIEENIFRGVSPASSTVRVFGGQVAGQALVAAGRTVPPERKVHSLHAYFIRSGDPSIPIVYEVDRTRDGRSFTTRRVVAVQHGKAIFSLSASFQVEEEGIDHAEAMPDVPDPETLPTFGEQIGPLFEKLGPVQPRPIDVRYVTEPPWVSREHGPREARSQVWMRADGVLPDNDLLHVCTAAFASDMTLLDAVLARHGIYWGLDKIKGVSLDHAMWFHRRFRADEWLLYDCASPSASGGRGLGTGRFFSRDGRLVATVVQEGVLRLRD encoded by the coding sequence GTGACCGAAGCCGCCCGAGCCGCAGCCGCCGATCCGGCCGGAACCCGTCTGGAAAGCGCGGTGCCGCTCGACGTGAACGGCACGCCGCACGGCCAACCGGTGCTGGACAGCCTGGTGGCCCTGCTGGACCTGGAGCGCATCGAAGAGAACATCTTCCGCGGCGTCAGCCCGGCCTCCTCGACGGTCCGGGTTTTCGGCGGGCAGGTCGCCGGCCAGGCGCTGGTGGCCGCGGGTCGCACCGTGCCGCCGGAGCGGAAGGTGCACTCGCTGCACGCCTACTTCATCCGGAGCGGCGACCCGAGCATCCCGATCGTCTACGAGGTCGACCGCACCCGCGATGGTCGATCGTTCACGACCCGCCGCGTCGTCGCGGTGCAGCACGGCAAGGCGATCTTCTCGCTGTCGGCGTCCTTCCAGGTTGAGGAGGAGGGCATCGACCATGCCGAGGCGATGCCCGATGTGCCGGATCCCGAGACGCTGCCGACCTTCGGCGAGCAGATCGGTCCGCTGTTCGAAAAGCTGGGGCCCGTCCAGCCACGGCCGATCGACGTGCGCTACGTGACCGAGCCGCCGTGGGTGAGCCGCGAACACGGTCCGCGCGAGGCTCGCAGCCAGGTGTGGATGCGCGCCGACGGCGTGCTGCCCGACAACGACCTGCTGCACGTGTGCACCGCGGCCTTCGCCTCGGACATGACGCTGCTCGACGCGGTGCTGGCCCGGCACGGCATCTACTGGGGCCTGGACAAGATCAAGGGTGTGAGCCTGGACCACGCGATGTGGTTCCACCGCCGCTTCCGCGCCGACGAGTGGCTGCTCTACGACTGCGCCTCGCCCAGCGCCTCCGGCGGTCGCGGCCTGGGCACCGGCAGGTTCTTCTCCCGGGACGGGCGCCTCGTCGCTACCGTCGTCCAAGAGGGCGTGCTGCGCCTCCGCGACTGA
- a CDS encoding Lrp/AsnC family transcriptional regulator produces MQESVELDSVDWRILEELQNDATLPNRVLAERVGLAASSCLQRVRRLREQGVITGSHIDVNPAAMGLALEAVVAINVRPHTREVVDRFREFVMAQPETRSLLHVSGQADFLLHVAVADTKHLQEFLVDKLASRTEVRHFTSSIVLEQLHTRALTPPRHLRPKRRRRSGEA; encoded by the coding sequence ATGCAGGAATCTGTAGAACTTGATTCGGTCGACTGGCGGATTCTGGAGGAGTTGCAGAACGACGCGACCCTGCCGAACCGGGTGCTCGCCGAGCGAGTGGGGCTGGCGGCCTCCAGCTGCCTGCAACGGGTTCGGCGGCTGCGGGAACAAGGGGTGATCACCGGATCACACATCGACGTCAACCCGGCGGCGATGGGGCTGGCGCTGGAAGCAGTGGTGGCGATCAACGTCCGCCCGCACACCCGCGAGGTCGTCGACCGGTTCCGGGAATTCGTCATGGCGCAGCCGGAAACCCGCTCGCTGCTACACGTCAGCGGTCAGGCCGATTTCCTGTTGCACGTGGCGGTCGCCGACACCAAACACCTGCAGGAATTCCTGGTGGACAAGCTCGCGTCCCGCACCGAGGTCCGCCACTTCACCAGCTCGATCGTGCTGGAACAGCTGCACACCAGGGCCCTGACCCCGCCGCGGCACCTGCGCCCGAAGCGCCGCCGCCGATCGGGCGAGGCGTGA
- a CDS encoding LysE family translocator, with protein sequence MHIAWGSFLLALLVIVLVPGPDFVLVTRNAANGARWGWLAAAGVTCGLLLHATAATLGLSALVMTVPAALLVVKAIGVAYLAWMGLQILRKSGSPSEAPTVDAPRSGGAIFLRGLLTDVLNPKVMLTFLTLLPQAMDPAAEPMTQAALLSGVAVAAFAIWWLIVVPSVRWLSALLAAPRRRKVFERCCGGALLAMATSIAVG encoded by the coding sequence GTGCACATCGCCTGGGGGTCTTTCCTGCTGGCGCTGCTGGTGATCGTCCTGGTACCAGGACCGGATTTCGTGCTGGTGACCCGCAACGCCGCCAACGGCGCGCGCTGGGGCTGGCTCGCGGCAGCGGGCGTGACCTGCGGACTGCTGCTGCACGCGACGGCGGCCACCCTGGGGTTGTCCGCATTGGTGATGACGGTGCCCGCAGCCCTGTTGGTGGTCAAGGCGATCGGCGTCGCCTACCTGGCCTGGATGGGGTTGCAGATCCTGCGCAAATCCGGGTCGCCGTCGGAGGCACCCACCGTGGACGCGCCACGCTCCGGCGGCGCGATCTTCCTGCGCGGGCTGCTGACCGACGTGCTCAACCCCAAGGTGATGTTGACCTTCCTGACGCTGTTGCCGCAGGCCATGGACCCGGCGGCGGAGCCGATGACGCAGGCCGCGCTGCTCAGCGGCGTGGCTGTGGCCGCGTTCGCGATCTGGTGGCTGATCGTGGTGCCGTCGGTGCGGTGGCTGTCCGCGCTGCTGGCGGCCCCGCGTCGGCGCAAGGTCTTCGAACGGTGCTGCGGCGGCGCTTTGCTGGCGATGGCGACCTCGATCGCCGTTGGCTGA
- the dacB gene encoding D-alanyl-D-alanine carboxypeptidase/D-alanyl-D-alanine endopeptidase: MHRRWALAFGLVVALGAPFALVAPSGAAPSGPDALRVDLDDILADQRLNGSHAGVVVRDPATDQVLYSRQAADRAIPASNAKLFTSAAALEALGPDYRFRTDVVAGARQQGSALLGDLYLRGTGDPTMLAADYDRFAEQVAASGIREVRGRLLADATWFDDVPLGTGWAWDDEPYYFAAPVSALTVAPNTDFDAGTAIVRVTPTAEGRPAAAQLEPATGVVQIDNRTTTSAAGGQPDVTVRRDHGGSRVVVSGTVPVGSQPFEDFATVPDPAEYAADVFARALAAHGVTIQGTGKGAAPAGARALASRQSMPLRELLVPFLKLSNNGHAEALVKAMGREVRGDGSWPAGLEVLSAKLSGLGVDPKVLRMVDGSGMSTMDNVTPEQLAVLLDNARQRPWFRSWYDSLPVAGAADRMVGGTLRNRMAGTQAANNVHAKTGSMTGVASLSGYVTAADGRQLVFSVVFNDFLANSADDLEDAIAIRLAEYKGAEDQTRGRAQTPQSRTPVDDPATRENESTLECSWVKAC, translated from the coding sequence ATGCACCGACGATGGGCATTGGCGTTCGGGTTGGTCGTGGCGCTGGGTGCGCCATTCGCCCTCGTCGCACCGTCCGGTGCCGCGCCCAGCGGGCCGGACGCCCTGCGCGTCGACCTCGACGACATCCTTGCCGACCAGCGGTTGAACGGTTCCCACGCCGGCGTCGTGGTGCGCGACCCGGCCACCGACCAGGTGCTCTACAGCAGGCAGGCCGCCGATCGTGCGATTCCGGCGTCGAACGCGAAACTGTTCACCTCCGCCGCGGCGCTGGAGGCGCTGGGGCCGGACTACCGGTTCCGCACCGACGTCGTGGCCGGTGCGCGGCAACAGGGTTCGGCGTTGCTCGGCGACCTCTACCTGCGTGGCACCGGCGACCCGACCATGCTCGCGGCCGACTACGACCGATTCGCGGAGCAGGTCGCGGCGTCCGGTATCCGGGAGGTGCGCGGCCGGTTGCTCGCCGACGCCACCTGGTTCGACGACGTGCCGCTGGGCACCGGTTGGGCGTGGGATGACGAGCCGTACTACTTCGCCGCCCCGGTGTCGGCGCTGACGGTCGCGCCGAACACCGATTTCGACGCCGGAACCGCGATCGTGCGGGTCACCCCGACCGCCGAAGGCCGACCGGCAGCGGCGCAGCTGGAACCCGCGACCGGCGTCGTGCAGATCGACAACCGGACGACCACCTCCGCGGCCGGCGGCCAGCCCGACGTGACCGTGCGGCGCGACCACGGCGGTTCGCGAGTGGTCGTGAGCGGGACCGTGCCGGTCGGCTCACAGCCGTTCGAGGACTTCGCCACGGTGCCGGACCCGGCCGAGTACGCCGCCGACGTCTTCGCCCGTGCGCTCGCCGCGCACGGCGTGACGATCCAGGGAACCGGGAAGGGCGCGGCCCCGGCAGGCGCGCGGGCGCTGGCCTCACGGCAGTCAATGCCGCTGCGGGAACTGCTCGTTCCGTTCCTGAAACTCAGCAACAACGGGCATGCCGAAGCCCTGGTCAAGGCGATGGGGCGGGAGGTCCGCGGCGACGGCAGCTGGCCGGCCGGGCTCGAAGTGCTGTCCGCGAAACTGAGCGGCCTGGGGGTGGACCCGAAGGTACTGCGCATGGTTGACGGCTCGGGAATGTCCACGATGGACAATGTGACGCCGGAACAACTCGCGGTGCTGCTCGACAACGCGCGCCAGCGGCCCTGGTTCCGCTCCTGGTACGACTCGCTGCCGGTGGCCGGGGCCGCGGACCGCATGGTCGGCGGCACGCTCCGCAACCGGATGGCCGGAACCCAAGCGGCGAACAACGTGCACGCCAAGACCGGGTCGATGACCGGTGTCGCGTCGTTGTCCGGTTACGTCACCGCGGCAGACGGCCGCCAACTGGTCTTCTCGGTGGTGTTCAACGATTTCCTCGCGAACTCGGCGGATGACCTGGAAGACGCGATCGCGATCCGGCTGGCCGAGTACAAGGGCGCCGAAGACCAGACGCGCGGCCGGGCGCAGACGCCGCAATCGCGCACGCCGGTCGACGACCCGGCCACGCGGGAAAACGAAAGCACGCTGGAGTGCTCGTGGGTGAAGGCATGCTGA
- a CDS encoding DedA family protein — protein MTFISDILAVVAGLPKPLLVLVTGALVLGECTIGLGFLVPGESGLLVASAAVTDVGFFFVLASVVALCAAIGDNIGFWLGRRYRLKMRETKVVRKLGQQHWDRAGRLLCRWGVGAVLVARFLPVVRTLMPAAAGASGMSYVRFFVSSLAGAVGWSATHVSIGWAAGASAKYIEETLGRASWILAVVLVVAGVGVWLLRRSRGRQAVVGESAGGAESEDVESAA, from the coding sequence GTGACCTTCATCAGCGACATTCTGGCAGTCGTCGCAGGCTTGCCGAAGCCGCTCCTGGTACTGGTGACCGGCGCATTGGTGCTCGGTGAATGCACGATCGGCCTCGGCTTTCTGGTGCCCGGCGAAAGCGGACTGCTCGTCGCGTCGGCGGCGGTGACCGACGTCGGGTTTTTCTTCGTGCTGGCAAGCGTGGTCGCGTTGTGCGCGGCCATCGGCGACAACATCGGGTTCTGGTTGGGACGCCGGTACCGGCTGAAGATGCGCGAGACCAAGGTGGTGCGGAAACTCGGCCAGCAGCACTGGGATCGGGCGGGTCGGCTGCTGTGCCGGTGGGGCGTCGGAGCGGTGCTGGTGGCGCGGTTCCTGCCGGTGGTGCGGACGCTGATGCCCGCTGCGGCCGGAGCGAGCGGGATGTCGTACGTGCGGTTCTTCGTGTCGTCGCTGGCGGGGGCGGTCGGGTGGTCGGCGACGCACGTGAGCATCGGCTGGGCGGCCGGGGCGTCGGCGAAGTACATCGAGGAGACGTTGGGGCGGGCCAGTTGGATCCTGGCCGTGGTTTTGGTGGTTGCCGGGGTGGGGGTTTGGTTGCTGCGGCGGAGCCGTGGGCGGCAGGCGGTTGTTGGGGAGAGCGCAGGAGGCGCTGAGTCGGAGGATGTGGAGTCGGCGGCCTGA
- a CDS encoding HNH endonuclease signature motif containing protein, which translates to MAPLTDTRDASVEMMSSRSSVVSCSDAELIARIQRCEQAMRVVMMEQLQVIAEADRRGLHAERGARSMQVWLRELLNIDQRDAKTRVTVARNVEDRASLYGETMPAELPQTAAALSQGAISVEHARVIVAGIRRLPEYARCHRVGEVEATLVGYARQVPPRELEKIAERIRYLLDQDGAYQDEADQHEARELHYGTGRDGMTVIKARLDRETGAKFVALIEPLAAPCPQTAGGEKDPRSAGQRNADGFAALLDLATDSDGMPRAGGQRPHLTITIDFEDLKRGLGFPDEQGMPGTLNTGRAITAENARRIACDSEVLPMVLDGAGLPLDLGRARRTAPAHLRAALLQRDGVCSFPGCDRPPGTPDAHHVVSWIDGGPTELANMTMLCGSHHRTVHSQRWEIQMREGRPVFIPPSTVDIDRRPRPGGKALPAQHREHLRDLIPSQRDPAGETRRSRPEAAVS; encoded by the coding sequence ATGGCACCGTTGACGGACACCCGGGACGCGAGCGTGGAGATGATGTCTTCACGGTCGTCTGTGGTGTCGTGCTCGGATGCCGAACTCATCGCCCGGATTCAGCGCTGTGAGCAGGCCATGCGGGTGGTGATGATGGAGCAGTTGCAGGTTATCGCCGAGGCCGACCGGCGGGGGCTGCATGCCGAGCGTGGCGCGAGGTCGATGCAGGTGTGGTTGCGGGAACTGCTCAACATCGACCAGAGAGACGCCAAGACTCGGGTGACGGTCGCCCGCAACGTCGAGGACCGGGCCTCGTTGTATGGCGAGACGATGCCCGCCGAGCTTCCCCAGACCGCTGCCGCCTTGTCGCAAGGCGCGATCAGTGTTGAGCATGCGCGGGTGATCGTGGCGGGCATTCGCCGGCTGCCGGAGTACGCCCGTTGTCACCGGGTGGGGGAGGTCGAGGCGACCCTGGTCGGCTACGCCCGCCAGGTGCCGCCGCGTGAGCTGGAGAAAATCGCCGAACGGATCAGGTATCTGCTGGATCAGGACGGGGCCTACCAGGACGAAGCCGACCAGCACGAGGCTCGGGAGCTGCATTACGGGACCGGCCGGGACGGGATGACGGTCATCAAGGCCCGGCTGGACCGCGAGACCGGAGCGAAATTCGTTGCCCTCATCGAGCCGCTGGCCGCGCCCTGCCCGCAAACCGCCGGCGGGGAGAAGGACCCTCGCAGTGCCGGGCAGCGCAATGCCGACGGCTTCGCCGCGCTGCTCGATCTGGCCACCGACTCCGACGGGATGCCGCGCGCCGGTGGGCAACGGCCGCACCTGACGATCACCATCGACTTCGAAGACCTCAAACGCGGGCTGGGTTTCCCCGATGAGCAGGGCATGCCCGGCACGCTGAACACCGGGCGTGCCATCACCGCCGAGAACGCGCGGCGCATCGCCTGCGACAGCGAAGTACTGCCCATGGTCCTCGACGGAGCTGGCCTGCCCCTGGACCTCGGCCGGGCCAGGCGAACCGCACCCGCACACCTGCGCGCCGCGCTACTCCAACGCGACGGCGTCTGTTCGTTTCCCGGCTGCGACCGGCCGCCGGGGACCCCCGACGCGCATCACGTCGTGAGCTGGATCGATGGTGGCCCCACCGAACTGGCCAACATGACAATGCTGTGCGGCTCCCATCACCGGACCGTGCACAGTCAGCGGTGGGAGATCCAGATGCGCGAGGGCAGACCCGTCTTCATCCCACCGTCCACCGTGGACATCGACCGAAGACCGCGACCAGGTGGCAAGGCGCTGCCCGCCCAGCATCGCGAACACCTCCGGGACCTTATCCCCTCCCAGCGGGACCCGGCGGGCGAAACGCGCCGCTCGCGTCCCGAGGCGGCGGTCAGCTGA
- a CDS encoding NAD(P)/FAD-dependent oxidoreductase has translation MRAVAIVGASLAGWRAAQELRAQGFEGRIELIGEETHRPYDRPPLSKDFLSGGLGAKDLALAEETDLAEVAATWRLGRRAVALAPSDGVIELDDSTRCQADGVVIATGATPKTLPAIPPGVHTLRTLDDALALRDDLRPGAKAVIVGAGFVGAEVASTCRNLGLDVTVVEALEVPLAPVVGPKLGAVCAALHADHGVRLLCGTGVERLHGEQRVTAVELTDGTVLPADVVVVGIGARPNTDWLHGSGLTVSNGVQCDAGGVTDLPNVVAVGDVASYRTPNGAQRFEHWTTAMEQPATAVRNLLAGRTTANFTSVPYFWSEQYGVRIQFAGHARPTDRIAIVDGAPDDRRFVATFHREDETTGVLAMNNPKLFTKHRRQLIAKPTAPVS, from the coding sequence ATGAGGGCGGTCGCGATCGTCGGCGCGTCGCTGGCCGGCTGGCGAGCGGCGCAAGAGCTGCGCGCGCAGGGTTTCGAAGGCCGGATCGAGCTGATCGGCGAAGAAACCCACCGCCCTTACGACCGACCGCCGCTGTCGAAGGATTTCTTGTCCGGCGGCCTCGGCGCGAAAGACCTTGCACTGGCTGAGGAAACCGATCTCGCGGAGGTAGCCGCGACTTGGCGCCTGGGCCGACGAGCGGTCGCACTGGCGCCAAGCGACGGTGTGATCGAACTTGACGACAGCACGCGTTGCCAGGCCGACGGCGTGGTGATCGCGACCGGCGCGACCCCGAAGACGCTGCCAGCCATCCCGCCGGGGGTACACACCCTGCGCACGCTCGACGACGCGCTGGCGTTGCGCGACGATCTGCGCCCGGGAGCGAAGGCGGTGATCGTCGGCGCCGGTTTCGTCGGCGCCGAGGTCGCATCGACGTGCCGGAACCTCGGCCTCGACGTCACCGTGGTGGAGGCGCTGGAAGTGCCGCTCGCGCCCGTCGTCGGCCCCAAGCTCGGCGCGGTGTGCGCGGCCCTGCACGCGGACCACGGCGTGCGGCTGCTCTGCGGAACGGGGGTTGAGCGACTGCACGGAGAACAGCGGGTCACGGCGGTGGAGCTGACCGACGGCACCGTCCTGCCGGCCGACGTGGTGGTGGTCGGCATCGGCGCGCGCCCGAACACCGACTGGCTGCACGGCTCGGGCCTGACGGTGTCGAACGGCGTGCAGTGCGACGCCGGGGGCGTCACCGACCTGCCGAACGTGGTAGCCGTGGGGGACGTGGCCAGCTACCGCACCCCTAACGGAGCTCAGCGGTTCGAGCACTGGACGACGGCGATGGAACAACCGGCGACGGCGGTCCGCAACCTCCTCGCCGGACGCACAACGGCGAACTTCACGTCGGTGCCGTACTTCTGGTCGGAGCAGTACGGAGTCCGAATTCAGTTCGCCGGACACGCGCGCCCGACCGACCGGATCGCGATCGTCGACGGAGCCCCGGACGATCGCCGCTTCGTAGCGACGTTCCACCGCGAGGACGAGACCACCGGTGTCCTGGCGATGAACAACCCCAAGCTGTTCACCAAGCATCGCAGACAACTGATCGCAAAGCCCACGGCACCGGTCAGCTGA
- a CDS encoding bifunctional 3-phenylpropionate/cinnamic acid dioxygenase ferredoxin subunit — protein MFQACPLSELPPGESVRIEAHVPIAVFNVDGDLYAIDDTCSHQDASLSEGWVEDCRVECPLHAAAFDLRTGLPCGLPAKRPVQTYPVAVADGMIYVETEAQEVA, from the coding sequence ATGTTTCAAGCCTGCCCCCTGTCCGAATTGCCGCCCGGCGAGTCCGTTCGCATCGAGGCGCATGTCCCCATAGCGGTGTTCAACGTGGATGGCGATCTCTACGCCATCGACGACACCTGCAGCCATCAGGACGCTTCGCTGTCCGAGGGCTGGGTGGAGGACTGCCGGGTGGAGTGCCCGCTGCACGCGGCGGCATTCGACCTGCGCACGGGCCTACCGTGCGGGCTGCCGGCGAAGCGTCCGGTGCAGACCTACCCGGTCGCGGTCGCGGACGGGATGATCTACGTCGAGACCGAAGCGCAGGAAGTCGCATGA
- a CDS encoding GcvT family protein: MGNQPRVVVIGAGIVGCALADELTERGWTDVTVLEQGPLFATGGSTSHAPGLVFQANPCKTMTRFAAYTAAKYRNLDLDGEWCFRQLGGLEVAGSAARWDEVKRRHGWLTSWGVESHLLGPAECVEMHPLVDVARIHGGLHIPTDGLAKPVRAAEAQARRAMARGARFLPGQRVVSIARGDGRVSAVVTEQDRFPADIVISCVGMWGPRIGALVDLDIPLVPMAHQYAKTGTLADIAGRNDERAEAGLPILRHQDGDLYFREHVDRIGIGYYGHRPMTVDPAEIRAPGQTSVMPSIEPFTAEDFRPGWEEAVSLLPALAQTEVVEGINGLFSFTSDGMPLLGEHPDLRGFWVAEAVWITHSAGVARAMAQWLVDGQPEESLHSCDLNRFESAQRSPEYVHARSSRSFIEVYDILHPLEPGQEPRPMRTSPFYEQQQELGAEFLEAAGWERPHWYAANAGLPEVEEVPARGAWASRFWSPIAGAEALVTRKRVALFDMTPLKRLEVTGPGALEFLQWLTTNQLAKKPGSVTYTLSLNAAGGVRSDLTVARLSEQRFQVGANGNLDLDWMRRQLPEDGRVQVRDITGATCCVGVWGPLARALVQSLTSTDFSHEGFRFFRNKAAFIGGVPVTAMRLSYVGELGWELYAEADQGRKLWDVLWDAGQEHGVIAAGRSAFNSLRLEKGYRSWGADMTTEHDPFEAGVGFAVRMDKDFLGRAALEGREARRKLSPLLIKDRTSVVMGSEPVHAGGAPVGYVTSAAYGYSIGESIAYAWLPSSHAVPGTPVEIEYFGEKVPAVVAEEPLFDPEMKRLRS; encoded by the coding sequence ATGGGCAACCAACCCCGCGTGGTCGTCATCGGAGCCGGAATCGTCGGCTGTGCTCTCGCCGACGAGCTCACCGAACGCGGCTGGACCGACGTCACCGTCCTCGAACAGGGGCCGCTGTTCGCCACCGGCGGCTCCACCTCCCACGCGCCGGGCCTGGTTTTCCAGGCCAACCCGTGCAAGACCATGACCCGGTTCGCGGCTTACACCGCGGCCAAGTACCGCAACCTCGACCTCGACGGCGAGTGGTGTTTCCGCCAGCTTGGCGGGCTTGAGGTGGCCGGTTCGGCGGCGCGGTGGGACGAGGTCAAGCGGCGGCACGGTTGGCTCACCTCGTGGGGCGTCGAAAGCCACCTGCTCGGCCCCGCCGAGTGCGTCGAAATGCACCCGCTGGTGGATGTCGCGCGAATCCACGGGGGGCTGCACATTCCTACCGATGGGCTGGCCAAGCCGGTGCGCGCCGCCGAGGCGCAGGCGCGGCGCGCGATGGCGCGGGGCGCGCGGTTCCTGCCCGGGCAGCGCGTTGTCTCCATCGCGCGCGGCGACGGGCGAGTGTCCGCGGTCGTGACCGAGCAGGACCGGTTCCCCGCCGACATCGTCATCTCCTGCGTCGGCATGTGGGGGCCGCGCATCGGTGCGCTGGTGGACCTGGACATACCGCTGGTGCCGATGGCGCACCAGTACGCCAAGACCGGGACGCTGGCCGACATCGCCGGGCGCAACGATGAGCGCGCCGAGGCCGGACTGCCGATCCTGCGACACCAGGACGGCGACCTGTACTTCCGGGAACACGTCGACCGCATCGGCATCGGTTACTACGGGCACCGACCAATGACGGTGGACCCCGCCGAGATCCGCGCCCCGGGACAGACCTCGGTGATGCCGTCGATCGAGCCGTTCACCGCCGAAGACTTCCGGCCGGGGTGGGAGGAAGCCGTTTCGCTGCTGCCGGCACTCGCCCAAACCGAGGTCGTCGAAGGAATCAACGGGCTGTTCTCCTTCACCTCGGACGGGATGCCGCTGCTCGGCGAACATCCCGACCTGCGCGGATTCTGGGTTGCCGAGGCCGTGTGGATCACGCACTCGGCCGGGGTGGCTCGGGCGATGGCGCAGTGGCTCGTCGACGGGCAGCCGGAAGAGTCCCTGCATTCGTGCGATCTCAACCGGTTCGAGTCCGCCCAGCGCAGCCCCGAGTACGTGCATGCGCGCAGCAGCCGAAGCTTCATCGAGGTCTACGACATCCTGCACCCGCTCGAACCCGGGCAGGAGCCGCGGCCGATGCGGACGAGCCCGTTCTACGAGCAGCAGCAAGAACTCGGCGCGGAATTCCTCGAAGCCGCGGGTTGGGAGCGCCCGCACTGGTACGCGGCCAACGCCGGGCTGCCGGAGGTCGAGGAAGTGCCCGCCCGCGGTGCCTGGGCCTCGCGGTTCTGGTCGCCGATCGCCGGGGCCGAAGCGCTGGTCACCCGCAAGCGGGTCGCGCTGTTCGACATGACCCCGCTCAAACGGCTGGAAGTCACCGGGCCCGGCGCGCTGGAATTCCTGCAGTGGCTGACCACCAACCAGCTCGCGAAGAAACCCGGTTCGGTCACCTACACGCTGTCGCTGAACGCCGCCGGTGGCGTGCGCAGCGATCTGACCGTGGCGCGATTGTCCGAGCAGCGCTTCCAGGTCGGCGCCAACGGGAACCTCGACCTGGACTGGATGCGGCGGCAGCTGCCCGAAGACGGCCGCGTCCAGGTCCGGGACATCACCGGCGCAACCTGCTGCGTCGGTGTCTGGGGCCCGCTGGCGCGTGCGCTCGTGCAGTCCCTGACCAGCACCGACTTCTCCCACGAAGGCTTCCGCTTCTTCCGGAACAAGGCCGCGTTCATCGGCGGCGTCCCGGTGACCGCGATGCGACTGTCCTATGTGGGCGAACTTGGCTGGGAGCTCTACGCCGAGGCAGACCAGGGGCGCAAGCTGTGGGACGTGCTGTGGGACGCCGGGCAGGAGCACGGCGTCATCGCCGCCGGTCGGAGCGCCTTCAACAGCCTGCGGCTGGAGAAAGGCTATCGGTCGTGGGGCGCGGACATGACCACCGAGCACGATCCGTTCGAGGCCGGTGTCGGCTTCGCGGTCCGGATGGACAAGGACTTCCTGGGCCGGGCGGCGCTGGAGGGGCGGGAGGCCCGGCGCAAGCTGAGCCCACTGTTGATCAAGGACCGGACGTCCGTGGTCATGGGATCCGAACCCGTGCACGCGGGCGGGGCACCGGTCGGTTACGTCACCAGCGCGGCATACGGCTACAGCATCGGCGAAAGCATCGCGTACGCCTGGTTGCCCTCTTCGCACGCAGTGCCCGGCACCCCCGTGGAGATCGAGTACTTCGGCGAGAAGGTGCCCGCGGTGGTCGCCGAGGAGCCGCTGTTCGACCCCGAGATGAAGCGTTTGCGCAGTTGA